In a genomic window of Bos mutus isolate GX-2022 chromosome 6, NWIPB_WYAK_1.1, whole genome shotgun sequence:
- the TMEM271 gene encoding transmembrane protein 271: MKWSVRGACAALSSCLLLACALSAAAVGLKCFSLGSELRGEPFRLGAAAGAFYSGLLLAAGLSLLGAALLCCGPRDAPLAGPGPGPGLGVAAGSAGAAEAAPGDPGGAAGPSGPVSSQNLLLLGVLVFMLGVLSAFAGAVIDGDTVSLVERKYSHYCLPPRAPAAAPGPAPGPAAAGPGPAPGAPRTRGTLDSATSAKCRQLKDYQRGLVLSTVFNSLECLLGLLSLLLVKNYKSSQARRGRRGRRKGGRALARPRGGPGLRAQPPASRARRGRRGRRGRRLQPRPSEASILSPEESDFAAPGDCAGFATHHAVSYINVGVFHAFDEAGVEVCCGGHPSVELPGYAPSDPDLNASYPYCCRPPCEAARPWEPGRAC, encoded by the coding sequence ATGAAGTGGAGCGTCCGCGGGGCCTGCGCCGcgctctcctcctgcctcctgctcGCCTGCGCGCTCAGCGCCGCCGCCGTCGGCCTCAAGTGCTTCTCGCTGGGCTCGGAGCTGCGCGGGGAGCCGTTCCGGCTAGGGGCGGCCGCCGGCGCCTTCTATTCGGGGCTGCTGCTGGCCGCCGGCCTCTCGCTGCTCGGCGCCGCCCTGCTCTGCTGCGGGCCCCGGGACGCGCCCCTCGCGGGGCCGGGCCCGGGCCCGGGGCTAGGGGTCGCCGCCGGCTCCGCGGGGGCTGCGGAGGCCGCGCCGGGCGACCCGGGGGGCGCCGCCGGGCCCTCGGGGCCGGTGAGCAGCCAGAACCTGCTCCTGCTCGGCGTCCTCGTCTTCATGCTCGGGGTCCTCAGCGCCTTCGCGGGCGCCGTGATCGACGGCGACACCGTGTCCCTGGTGGAGCGCAAGTATTCCCACTACTGCCTGCCGCCGCGCGCGCCGGCCGCggcccccggcccggccccggGCCCTGCAGCCGCCGGCCCCGGCCCGGCACCCGGCGCGCCGCGCACCCGCGGCACCCTGGACAGCGCCACCTCCGCCAAGTGCCGCCAGCTGAAGGACTACCAGCGCGGCCTGGTGCTCTCCACCGTCTTCAACTCGCTCGAGTGCCTCCTGGGCCTGCTCAGCCTCCTGCTGGTCAAGAACTACAAGTCGTCGCAGGCCCGGCGAGGCCGGCGCGGCCGGCGGAAGGGAGGACGGGCCCTGGCGCGGCCCCGCGGCGGCCCGGGGCTCCGCGCGCAGCCGCCCGCCTCCCGGGCGCGGCGGGGCCGGCGGGGCCGGCGGGGGCGGAGGCTGCAGCCGCGGCCCAGCGAGGCTTCCATCCTGTCTCCGGAGGAGTCGGACTTCGCCGCCCCGGGGGACTGCGCGGGCTTCGCGACGCACCACGCGGTCTCCTACATCAACGTGGGCGTCTTCCACGCGTTTGACGAGGCGGGCGTGGAGGTGTGCTGCGGGGGGCACCCGTCTGTGGAGCTGCCGGGGTACGCGCCCTCGGACCCCGACCTCAACGCCTCCTACCCCTACTGCTGCCGCCCGCCCTGCGAGGCGGCGCGCCCCTGGGAGCCGGGCCGGGCCTGCTGA